In Pedobacter sp. WC2423, the following are encoded in one genomic region:
- a CDS encoding DUF1493 family protein, which produces MDNLLPELKVFIGNFILENSIKNVDLSKLNLNTSLDLDLNLFDLEMDLFITDFVNTFNIDYTRFNWKNYGYPDDTFIISIVRSFLNYKLNWVRQLAHWVYKPKITVSTLQQAINTGVLV; this is translated from the coding sequence ATGGATAATTTACTGCCAGAACTAAAGGTTTTCATTGGGAACTTCATTTTAGAAAATAGTATTAAAAATGTCGATTTAAGTAAGCTGAATTTAAATACGAGCTTAGATTTGGATCTTAACTTGTTTGATTTGGAGATGGATCTGTTCATAACCGATTTTGTTAATACGTTTAATATTGATTACACAAGATTTAATTGGAAGAATTATGGATATCCTGATGATACCTTCATAATTTCAATTGTTAGATCCTTTCTTAATTATAAATTGAATTGGGTCAGGCAATTAGCTCATTGGGTATACAAACCCAAAATTACAGTCTCTACGTTGCAACAGGCGATTAATACAGGTGTTTTAGTGTAA
- a CDS encoding NUDIX domain-containing protein: MKSISAGILLYRINAELTEVFLVHPGGPFFRHKDKGYWTIPKGEPVAQEELLSTALREFYEETGYSPAGDFKELKSIVQKAGKVVHCWAVAGDLNPSSMVCNTFALEWPPRSGKVVDFPEVDKGNWFSLDQARLLINSRQISFLDELEEMLTTG, encoded by the coding sequence ATGAAATCTATCAGTGCAGGAATATTATTATATCGTATCAATGCTGAGCTGACTGAGGTATTTTTGGTTCATCCTGGTGGTCCTTTTTTTCGACATAAGGATAAGGGCTACTGGACAATTCCTAAGGGCGAACCTGTTGCGCAGGAGGAATTGCTATCCACTGCTTTGCGTGAGTTTTATGAGGAAACTGGTTATTCACCGGCAGGTGATTTTAAGGAGTTGAAGTCTATTGTGCAGAAAGCTGGAAAAGTAGTGCATTGCTGGGCGGTAGCTGGGGATTTAAATCCTTCAAGTATGGTTTGTAATACTTTCGCTTTGGAGTGGCCACCCCGGTCTGGTAAAGTTGTGGATTTTCCAGAGGTTGATAAAGGAAATTGGTTTTCTTTGGATCAGGCGAGACTGCTTATCAATTCGAGGCAGATCAGCTTTTTGGATGAAC